The genomic region aaaaaaaatacgtaagtacataaataaatatagatttaaaatattttatatacataataaatattgttaatCTAACgtaagaaaatttaaatacaaaattatgttttaaaaataaataaatatataaaaaaatatttaataaattaatttttttaaagcaaggatatattgctattatataatatatataaaaaaataaatattacttgaaaattaaaagaaaaatacataataataaatatataataaaaacgtattttattaaatcgtTCTTTGTAGATATAggcaattattatttttatggaaTTTGAATTCTCTTctagataataaaaaatacagttTGAGagcaatttaattttaaattagttaatatatttcaagtACATATTGTATTTCAGTGCCTCATAATTATAAGAAGCATCGtttaagatataaaaaagtattaaccAAAATACTGTATATTGAATCTATAGAATCTTTTTGAGAACACAAATTCCTTTATCATTAGATACtacaaaaatgaagatgTTTAACGATTCtatcaaaattttattcttttcattttttatcgtaatatttcatttttttaataattaatatattgtatattatatatatgtatccaTGTCGTTccctatatatatgtatgtatgtacatatgtatatgtatattatgaaatGTAAATGAGCTCTTTTGTGGTaactgcatttttttttttaagtctcaaatgttatttaaatgtatatatatatataatatgttaaaccataaatatttatttttatttacatttgtttataaaattttttagtataCTTGCAAAAAATATGGTAGCAATGAAGATAGTGTAGGAAAGGCATtgaattcaaaaaatataagaatattgtGCGAACCTGGTAGAGACTTTAGTGGATCACATTACAGTAATGGTCCGCATGATCAGAACTTATATGGATCTACTGATAGTATTAACGAAAAGAGAGATAATAATAGAGATGGTACTAAACCTCCCCCACCATCACCTCAAGGTTCATGGTCAACTTTTAATGATGAAGGCTTAGCGAACGAAAGATTACAAAGAAATCCTTGGATCTATGATTATTACCAGAATAATGTTAGGTATGTAGCAccagaaaataatataaatcatgaattaatagaaaaattaaagaagaaCGCAATATATATCTTACCAGTTTTGTTAGTTTCGTATTACCTTTTTAGAAATTCTGGAACacaaacatttttattgatAGCAGCCATTGCTGGTGTATTAATGTATACCCGACATTAtatcaattaaaaatttgagatgtatttataaacaaaaataatttttagaatgttttttatttttataattagtaaatttaaaaatactttaattttattttgaggAGGAGAGAAAAGGGGggatgtatgtatatttctatttttataacacattaaatattttgtacaaTAACGAATTtcgttaaaatttttaatttttagttgttatataatatttatggaACTTACAATAAACacgtatataatttttaagcagtaatagtaactacatatatatatatatatatatgtacatttatgaATACTGATTTAATCAATATCTAAATCTAATgtatcttcctttttttttttttttttaataatgcatatattttgttttatttggttttataaaataattatatgaattgaAGTAATAATGCATCATAAtgtaaatgataatattatatatctcttctgatttttcccattttgaTTAGTTGTTTTTTAATCCCTAAATGTAGAAGCAGTTTAATTTTGTTTGTGGGGAAaaagatttatatatatatatatatatatgtataaatacgtaCTTACAGTTTTTATTGATATTAAACACACAAAATTACaaagcaaaattaaaaatttataggcgagcttttttattaattttaatacgtatatatatattgtatattttgcattttaGAGGGGTAGTTATCATTTAAATTggaaaaaaagtttttttaaattaaaatattttttactatgtACAggtcaaatatatttaactatttcttttatatgcAAGGGacgaaaaataagaaaataattgtaCTTGCTTAATgtgttattatatacatttatgtaataagACACACTGTCCATAaatgcaatatttttttctgtatgaAACGCACTTTTTAAGGTAATACGAAAATATCACTATTTCTGTTTTCACAAAatttgatttaaaaaatgtctatatatataagaaaatgaaaaaattattttttcaagtcTAGCTTTGTAAATTGCAGTATTAAATTGTTACATTACATCTTCGATATATCATGAATGGATTAATTCAATGAATGCTTACTCATTACACTTTATAGcatcataatttataatgttGTTAACTAGTTTAATGATGAACTGTTGTTGTATGTCGTAAAGATAAAAGTACTTAAACAAATGTGCTTTTTTTGGTAAATCTAAAAATAGTTCAGCTATGATTAAACTAAAAAGCTAGTCAGAACTTGGGGtgaaatattcatttatatttatactgcATATGAGCAAAACATAGACTCTAactacgtatatatatgttatatatatgcattgtatgtatatattatatatatttatacatacctATAACAAATTCAGCTTGCAGATGCTGATTTATTAGAACTATTCCAACCAATACACGAGATTAACTAGTAACGTATTCAACACAATTCTCTCTGAAAATgtgaattattataacatcttttgtaattaaactattattttgtacatttattatttataaatttatatgttttttttacaatatttgcaaatatatattatttataccttTATAAGAGGATATCTGTATATTTTTGATGCAccgatatatatattaattttctgaatttttttgccaaaaaatttatataaggtATACAAATAAGATATTCGTTAACAGTATTATTCATTCGAAAAATCATTATTAAaacctttttaaatattttttatttttttaaattgaaaatatgataaattattttaaaccTGATCGAATATGCgctgtacatatattaatttcttttttctcaatttataaaataattatcgaaaaagttaaatattatgtatagaTTATTTCCCACAGAGGGAATGAGAAGAGAATAGAGAATGCATCTTAAAAAACGTTATCCTCGGTagatgtaaaattttttaacatttttatattggtCATAATTCAGCAGATTGCAggattattaattttaagaattcaatttgtgttatatatatacgtatggtGTATTTTATTCTCccatatgaattatatatatatatatatgcagaaTGGAAAATTTCAAAGAAGAAAACATTAGTAGATTTTTGGATCAGAGTGTAACTATGTTCTTCGCATGCAATTAAAAGTCTCTTTGATTATGTTTTATCAAATAATGTGTTTAGCTGTTAAATAATTGCTCTTATTAATAAACCGTGAGGATTCAAAAATTTGAACTAATAATTGTCAAATGATGAATGACATGTTCTAAGAGGATAATGCTGcaaatattacttttatgaacttcatatttatttaaacattGTGTGCCGTTCTTATGACTATGTTAGATTTATTATAGTTTTGCtatttttgcaaaaacaGGTAACTTGCGTTTAAGGTTAagttaaaatttgtttttacctttttctaAGAGTTTCTTATTTAGATGCATTTACTATTTGCAATACTATTGTTATGGTtcaatattttgtaaaagcTACTAATAAgagtattataaattttgagTTTTATGACTGTCTTCTTTCATACTATACTATTATATGacttttattatcattattgttgtgtatacattatttctcatattgttattatatttttatggttagcttaattatataaattgtcACCCATTTTACGAATTAATAATCGTTAAAAtgtttgaatatatttttaaaattaaatttatagatTCATTTGTTACACAATAAAATGCTGAAGTACACACCTATTATAGTAACAAAGggttataatttaaaatgaaatatagtGGGTTTTTCTttgtgctttttttttttttattattattttttttttttataaaaatagaagaatatCAATGTATAATAGactaaaatttaattatcaTATAGCGTATGTAATTATGAGAAAGATATCATCTGGGTTAATTCTTATAGGAGCAAAATGCCATCTAATAAGGAGGGATAATATTAAAGAcagaggaaaataaaaattttgctaAGTCAATTTCACAccaaaatattcaaattaacTCTTTCTTATATTTGATAATTGATTTTTTAGaacaatgtaaaaataatatatgtggaactgggctttttttttttttttttttttagttattttatgctttttatataaaactataacattcttaaaattattataaaaaatgtatatgtttaacactgttaaaaaaaatgtatgtgttttttttttaatgcataTATGATGGTGCTTTGTAAGttcacatttattttttgagtattttttgataaagGTGCTtacaataacaaaaaaaaaaaaaaaaaaattataaataatctaTAGAATATAATTAGTAAGAAGTgcttataaattaatttcagataataataataagaaaagagTCATGTCGACAAAATAAAGTgcttattaataattaaaaggaACAGGAAATAGTGAACGCTTCCGAAATGTCATTAATTTCAAAAAtgctacatatatacttaggAGAAAATGGTAAAACGTTAAGGGCATGAATGCatagaagaaaatattagTAAACCCCAGCACATTTATACGTtgttaaaaagaattttcaattcattttatttacatattttagaTATTACAAATTACATAAGTTGtcaattaaatttataaaatctcatattattttgtataggCTTTTTACATGTTACAATagttgtaaaaatataaatataactttgtataataaaaggaaaatgggaaaaaatgtttaattagatactactattaataattttttttttttgatacaaTTTTAATTGCTTTACAgtaatatatgttcataatatttgtattcacagtatattttgattataatgattatcattaaatttttgttcAGATTAATCTTGTTCACATTAATTTTGTTCACAATAATTTTGTTCACAATAATTTTGTTCACAATAATTTTGTTCACAATAATTTTGTTCACAATAATTTTGTTCacaataattttgtttataacaaatttttttatagtaattttacttataataattttattttgtaagtatgtttttattaaagaaccttttttgataataaattttcttttatattgaaagaataaattctataataaataaatagtaatTATATTGGGTTAAACATTACGTTATAAGTTAAAACTCTTGAATTTCCTCAGTAATCGATATACACtgcaaattataatatatatgcaaatatatatatgcaaatatatatataaaatacacatatattataaataacatatattataaataacatatattataaataacttatattataaataacatatattataaataacatatattataaataacatatattataaataacatgTATTTTAAATGACACAAAAAGTTGCTATTTTAAAAGTCCAGATTGAATTATACGTTATTTTTTGACGTTATTTAAAACACACGAaactaatttttaattaaccctttaaatattaaatgttaaTGTTCTCTATTTTTTGTAAGAATTGTtcatgttcttttttttgtttttttttttttatattgcttatagttaattatttgttcttaaaacaaattgaaagaaaaaaaaaaaaaaaatggctatatatatattatatatatatataatatatctttatatttacttgTCAATTTACTCActactatatatatgcatacttttcattaaaaattttttgtacacacagcaatatttatatagtattatatgcatcattatatatatatattgttgttatggcaaaaacatattattatataacataaaaaaaaaagaagcataATCTCTTTTTATGGCTAACAGAAAAAAGATGCACACTAtgtgatattatatattaaaaaatatgttttttatggTGGCTGGagttttttcttatatatttactcatcatttgtatatattaaaattataaaacaaaatatttcattatattcacATCTTCCTTCTTTAACaagatttataaaaattgttcattgaatttctaattataatattagcagtggtaaatataataatcattGGTATTCTAATGTTTTTAGTAGCTATATGAATCCCTAAACTTCAGAAAAACTctaatttctttttgttattGTGCATTTTCactcttaattttattttattttttctcatatttttattattttaatttataacaatttttgATTAAACATTGTTAATAGAAAGTTAATTCTTGGTTTTttcagaagaaaaaaaattaagaataaaaattacaatttattaattatataaataaattttagtttcaaactaaattatttttagaatttaatttttttttaaggtttttttaatatttattagaaaaaaaaattctacatttttagaatgttttgttcttttgtaatttttaatatttaacatttaatactttttattatatataaaaaattgttttaatttgttattatattatatatattattttcaactatttttaagattaaaaaaaaaaaaatagaaaaagccAAGAAACGTATAAActtatctttattttaattgaatAAAACCCAAAACTCAACtaaaaaacttatttttaagaaaagaTGGCATCCTTAAAGAATTCTTATATCAGCAAAAAAGCAAACGTTTTTCCCTTTTTGacgaaaatatttttattttcttttttgattTGGACAATAAGTTTAAACTATGTAAGAGAAACAAAACTACTAAACTTGTTAATTACATAGTAGATGTATGTTTCCTTgtttattactatatattttataaacatttaaagatatagaaaagatgaaaattagtatatattcttaaataatgtatatgcatatatatatatatatatgtatatatatgcacattcgtattatataaacatacgtaatatatgcacatatataatatgtacacatttttAACTATCcacatatgtaatataagcacatacatataacacaaaaatgcatgtattatatacatattgtgAATTTGCTTCtggtatataattaatatgtatgtatattttgtattcatTATAGGATAAAAGCTGTAACAACACATataacaatgaaaaaatattaagtgcAGAAACTAATAGATTATTAGCTGAAAAATGTAAGGCTGGTCCGTCAAATTTAAAAGATGTTAAACAGAAAAAGGATaagaaaacgaaaaataCAGTAAAAACTAATAAAGAAACACTATCTAATGTTGCAGCAGATGAAGCCATTGCAGAAAAGTTACAGGAAGCATTGTACAATGATGGTAAAGTGGATGAACAAAAACTAAAAGATATGGAAAACATGTTCAGTTCTTTAACAGAAAAGTTTAATTTAGgtgaagaattaaaaaagtatgaaggagatattgaaaaaatgaCCGAAGAGatgcaaaaacaaaaagaaaaaggtgGTGAAGTAAGCATGGATATGTACAAAGATCTTTTTGAAAGTATGACAAGTTCACTTATAGATTCATACGCTGGTGATGCAAGtgacaagaaaaaaatgaaaatgaaaaagcgTGCCATGAAAGCTACTGGCTTTTTACTtaaacattatttaaaaccaggaaaaataaaacctcctaaaaaataaaagttttgTCAAAAACTTACATTTCATTAGAATTGTTTAACATTACtaataattcaaatttaataaaattaaggttccattacaattttaataatgcactttattatgattatgcctttataaacaatatatgtaagaaatttataatttttccaatattttatgtaatgaagtattttttttttgcttcccTCGTCCTCATTTCTTTAGTTTTTTTACCCTTAATCACACGTAtgagaaaagaaatatattttgaagtctatttataataataaaaatgaatatatttatattagtcATAAGAGAGAAGTTGAATACTGGAGTCATATCttaagtattaataaaaagcaGTACACATTCCACACGATGTAgaacatatttaaatagtGATATTTtgctaaatatataaatgtaataatatttcatataggtttttcttaaaatttaaatagataaaatgTGGAATCATAAGCATTTAATacagttatatttatacatagatatatacatatgtatatatgctgTTCAAATGctataaaaatgttcataactttttttatttatgtctttgtttatatgtttatttaacattgttttatgtatattaaaatgtttatagtttttttatttgcttatattttttaattttattatattttttttgttctgcATATATAGTTTAATAATTAGAAGATCTTAAGTTCaacataaatacattttttcagtattaaataagtttttgtaaaattgattttatatttttgttttactatttgtaatttttttagttaattaAAGTAATGCGCTAGAAGTGCACTACATAGACATCTGAGATAAACTAAGcccatatatacataatatatgtatatatagtaatattgGTTTACAATgtaacattttaaattatttcttttaaatgatgaattataaaaaaagtactttttgttaaaaataaaataaacggGTATACAACTCTTACCTTTTTATTCATCGTAAATAGTCATCACTTCACTTTTTAACTTAAAGTGTTTGCTATTTATTTcaaacaaattataaaaggCATATGCTAAATTTTATGCATAATTAGaaaaggaattttttttatatatattaatgatatattttttgcttaaATGCCTTTATGTGCATTCAGTGTTACTTAAAAGTTTCGAGATATATTGTGTTCTGTAGGATaactattaaaaagaaatattaataataatgccAGAAACATTACTGTTTCTTCACATTCCTTACGTTTTAAACTATCGTtgtagaataataaaaaaattctctTACTTTATGTGGGttaattattgttatttattatttactgatttatgttttattaactTATGCATAGTGAAAAGAAGTGTTAGGTTTAACATGATAGATTATTTTACAACCAAAGTTTTAAATAACATGCACAAAACAAGTTATTATAACgattttaaaaagattaactaagtacaaaataattaaatatattctcaaatattattttacttctatattgttatatttcgTAACTCCTAAATAATCACATATAgctaaattaaaattatcaacAAGCTAAAAggacatatataaaaatattcccatcttttttttttgtttatctaAAATGGAAAAGTGGGTCTCTACAGTGTAAAATTGAACATGGGAAAAcagataaaagaaaaaaaaatatataaatgaaaatttatataaaaaatatataattattttatttcattaaatatattgtttatggCATCATTATACTTCTTCATGTGCATTGTCTGATGTACTTTTGTTTTGTTGtctatttacatacatattaatgaaattttataattataagaaaaagatatattcaTTCTGTTAGCCTGGgattattacatttaatctgtaaattttgatttttgacaatattaaaataataactcaaaaaaaaaaaaaaaatattactgaaaaaatataccatataaaggaaaaactaaactaaaataaaaatggttCACGTAAAGAACTATAGttaatgtattatgtataacaAAAAAGCTCATTTTACAGCTACAATAATAATACGAAGCTTTATTTACGAAagaatgtaaatataaatgtacagcTAAATGGGCTAAATAATAATCCTCTTTCTACGAGAGGGAATAATATTAGCATTGTAGCTAacaaaaaacattataaaacatttttttttcaatctacttaaaaaaaaaatatatgtttatttagaTTAATGATTTTGGttgaaaaaaattgcttataattaattcgtttaataaaatgtttagTTTCCTTGCTCGTTGTATTCACACAAAAAACACTTtggtattttatttacataatattatatatatattaatatagaatttatagttatatctaaatataaaaaaaaaaaaaaagaaagaaagaaagaaagatgAAACGTTgtaaaaacttaaaataaacataaactaAAATAATCAGTTAAAATATGACTTtgtataaaaacattaaatagAATACATAATTTGATGTTTTCATACAAacgcataaaaaaaaaaaaaaaatttttaaaacacaCATTTTCCAAACAAAATTCATAGAACATTAATACTTTAAAAACGCTAATTACATACATaatctttataaaaaatagttaagAAAACATAAATCATTTTAATAGAAAATCTTTTCCAATACTTCACtcaaaagaataaaatacgcataaattataaacacATTTAggattctatatatatataggatatattttgtaaatttttaagtaaaataaactTACAGTTtaaagttttttaaaaatagtttaCTAGTGTAATGCTagcaattatataaatataccatTAATCCTTTCTCAATGTAATTGTTTACACATTTTTCTGCATTTTAatgatttataaaaaacatatattaatgataagGCTAAAAATATGGTGAATGTAACAATACCTCCAGTTGACTTTGATATTAGGGATACAAGTAAAAAGATAAAGTTTACAAGAACTATCGAAGAAACCgtaaaaaacttaaaaaatcttttttttgccGATAATTTACCATCTCTACCatgtttattatacattgtcatgtattttaataattctgtTTCATACAACGCATCTGATTTACTTATAAAATTCATTACATATGTTACTAAGCATTTTTCTTGATTTCCTTTACGCTTTTCTAGTTCAGATATATcttcttttgcttttttcctgtttacctttattccatttttattatgtagtttttccttataataatcttttttattatataatgaactGTACGATGAATTTGAATCATCAATATATGCAACTGATCCAGATGAGTCCCTTTTGTTATGACCATACATTGATACATCAAAATTTCTTTCAAATTTACTGTTCtgattttgttttttacgtttatttctaatattttcatcTGTAAATATTGAATCCGTACTACTCTCAAAATTCCTGTTCTGATTTagttttttatgtttatttctaatattttcatcTGGAAATATTGAATCCATACTACTCTCAAAATTCCTGTTCTGATTTagttttttatgtttatttataatattttcatctGGAAATATTGAATCCGTACTACTCGCAAAATTACCGttttgacttttttttttatgtttatttctaatattttcatcTGGAAATATTGAATCCGTACTActttcaaaatttttgtCAAAAGAAATCAATGTATTCAGTCCATTTCTTCTTTGGTTGTTATTAGATCTTGTCCCCAAATCTAAAACTGTTTCTCCTTTTAATAATCTGCTAGATCTTATACCTAAGGAGCTATTTTGAGACTCACTGCTACTACATGATTTACCAAGAGTGGATGACTAAAAATTAAGGTAATAATAAGCAGTTCTTAAAAAAGTATACgtattacatacatattatatatatttatatacataataaatacatatacataaaatatattttttcttttcatatgaacataaaacatttttttaaaaaagataaaatatgagtaccaaaaaaaaaaaaaaaaaatatatatatatatatatatatataaattctttaataataataaaattttccttaCCTCATTGGAATACTGCAACGTCcatattaaaacattataagtaaaaattttaacgaaaaaaaagaatttactTGTTGGTACCATCGTTTCgcttttctttaaattttccaaaatatttttttgtagtaaataatttttagcttagataaaaaattattttacgtaaaatatttaattttagataatttaaataatttatagtattactgttcttaattttctttaatgttttattttaaagctcaaaacataattttacattttgtattttaattagtattatgttatattttcacatacattaaaaaaggaataa from Plasmodium malariae genome assembly, chromosome: 11 harbors:
- the PmUG01_11061200 gene encoding uncharacterized protein, producing MFNDSIKILFFSFFIYTCKKYGSNEDSVGKALNSKNIRILCEPGRDFSGSHYSNGPHDQNLYGSTDSINEKRDNNRDGTKPPPPSPQGSWSTFNDEGLANERLQRNPWIYDYYQNNVRYVAPENNINHELIEKLKKNAIYILPVLLVSYYLFRNSGTQTFLLIAAIAGVLMYTRHYIN
- the PmUG01_11061300 gene encoding Plasmodium exported protein, unknown function; its protein translation is MASLKNSYISKKANVFPFLTKIFLFSFLIWTISLNYDKSCNNTYNNEKILSAETNRLLAEKCKAGPSNLKDVKQKKDKKTKNTVKTNKETLSNVAADEAIAEKLQEALYNDGKVDEQKLKDMENMFSSLTEKFNLGEELKKYEGDIEKMTEEMQKQKEKGGEVSMDMYKDLFESMTSSLIDSYAGDASDKKKMKMKKRAMKATGFLLKHYLKPGKIKPPKK
- the PmUG01_11061400 gene encoding Plasmodium exported protein, unknown function: MVPTSKFFFFVKIFTYNVLIWTLQYSNESSTLGKSCSSSESQNSSLGIRSSRLLKGETVLDLGTRSNNNQRRNGLNTLISFDKNFESSTDSIFPDENIRNKHKKKSQNGNFASSTDSIFPDENIINKHKKLNQNRNFESSMDSIFPDENIRNKHKKLNQNRNFESSTDSIFTDENIRNKRKKQNQNSKFERNFDVSMYGHNKRDSSGSVAYIDDSNSSYSSLYNKKDYYKEKLHNKNGIKVNRKKAKEDISELEKRKGNQEKCLVTYVMNFISKSDALYETELLKYMTMYNKHGRDGKLSAKKRFFKFFTVSSIVLVNFIFLLVSLISKSTGGIVTFTIFLALSLIYVFYKSLKCRKMCKQLH